A genomic window from Deinococcus aetherius includes:
- a CDS encoding ComEA family DNA-binding protein, with translation MNRSTSFALLSILASVGLASAQSHATGHATAPTAQAAKGMTMTGSSCTRVLKAKVNLNRASQADLQCLKGVSATTARDIIANRPFKDGNDFSRKIEVIGRRLWNDNRTNLAF, from the coding sequence ATGAACCGTTCCACGAGCTTCGCCCTGCTGTCCATCCTCGCCTCGGTGGGTCTCGCCAGCGCCCAGAGCCACGCGACAGGCCACGCCACCGCACCCACCGCCCAGGCCGCCAAGGGGATGACCATGACCGGTTCTTCCTGCACCCGGGTGCTTAAAGCAAAGGTCAACCTGAACAGGGCGAGCCAGGCAGACCTCCAGTGCCTCAAGGGTGTCTCCGCCACCACGGCGAGGGACATCATCGCCAACCGGCCCTTCAAGGACGGCAACGACTTCTCCCGGAAGATCGAGGTGATCGGCCGCAGGCTGTGGAACGACAACAGGACCAATCTCGCCTTCTGA
- a CDS encoding response regulator transcription factor, which yields MRLLIVEDDPHIAELLSDGLTEEGYECDRAGSAAEGGELARLFPYGLLILDVMLPEGIDAGYRLGRQLREGGLNTPILYLTARGTVEDRVEGLEAGGDDYLVKPFAFKELRARVRALLRRASGNAQNTVTLPGGWVMDLGGRELYATGVRAELTRREFALLELLVLNPGRAFSRDEIIERLWGGEGGVEPKVIDVYVSTIRRKTTDVLIDTIRGTGYRLGRGEAM from the coding sequence ATGAGACTCCTGATCGTCGAGGACGACCCCCATATCGCCGAACTGCTGAGCGACGGCCTGACCGAGGAGGGCTACGAGTGCGACCGGGCCGGGAGCGCCGCCGAGGGCGGGGAGCTCGCCCGGCTGTTTCCCTACGGCCTGCTGATCCTGGACGTGATGCTCCCCGAGGGCATCGACGCGGGGTACCGACTGGGGCGGCAGCTCAGGGAGGGCGGCCTGAACACCCCCATCCTGTACCTCACCGCCCGGGGCACCGTCGAGGATCGGGTCGAGGGGCTGGAGGCGGGCGGGGACGACTACCTGGTCAAGCCGTTCGCCTTCAAGGAGCTGCGGGCGCGGGTGCGGGCCCTGCTGCGGCGGGCGAGCGGGAACGCGCAGAACACGGTGACCCTGCCGGGGGGCTGGGTGATGGACCTGGGGGGCCGGGAACTCTACGCTACGGGCGTCCGTGCCGAGCTGACCCGCCGGGAGTTCGCGCTGCTGGAACTGCTCGTCCTGAACCCGGGTCGGGCCTTTTCCCGCGACGAGATCATCGAGCGGCTGTGGGGCGGGGAGGGGGGGGTGGAGCCCAAGGTGATCGACGTGTACGTCAGCACCATCCGCCGCAAGACCACCGACGTCCTGATCGACACCATCCGGGGCACCGGGTACCGGCTGGGCCGGGGTGAGGCGATGTGA
- a CDS encoding YkvA family protein yields the protein MIQTLRTWARGIKRELLALSLAYRDSRTPWYARVWAAFVLAYAFSPIDLTPDFIPVLGLLDDALLLPLGIALALRLMLAPMMADARVRAEAMEGQARPTRVTGAVVVVLLWLLLARLVGQAVWRHVRP from the coding sequence ATGATTCAAACCCTCAGAACCTGGGCGCGCGGCATCAAGCGTGAGCTGCTGGCCCTGTCCCTGGCCTACCGTGACTCGCGCACGCCCTGGTACGCCCGCGTCTGGGCGGCGTTCGTCCTCGCGTATGCCTTCAGCCCTATCGACCTGACCCCCGACTTCATCCCCGTGCTGGGCCTGCTCGACGACGCCCTCCTGCTGCCGCTGGGCATCGCCCTGGCCCTGCGCCTGATGCTCGCCCCCATGATGGCCGACGCCCGAGTACGTGCGGAGGCAATGGAGGGGCAGGCCCGGCCGACCCGCGTGACCGGGGCGGTGGTCGTCGTGCTGCTCTGGCTGCTCCTGGCAAGGCTCGTCGGTCAGGCCGTCTGGCGGCATGTCCGGCCGTGA
- a CDS encoding alkaline phosphatase family protein — protein MACRLLWLSPVLLGTGAAQTQTLPSFSHVFVLVLENTSAGGVLGNPNLPTLNALAREYGLTTNDTGVAHPSLPNDVALLFGSTPAAAATIPASVSPGTTWPCNWNARKTWKGDFQGLPSPGWNGPSAGASAKRHNPLMLSPELAGSPARARNVVPPEGLTADLRSGTVPTFALIVPDLCHDLHGALTCWHGFAAGAGGRRLCARVGREDHGFPRLEGPRRPGDHLRRG, from the coding sequence GTGGCCTGCCGCCTGCTGTGGCTCTCCCCGGTCCTGCTGGGGACCGGAGCGGCGCAGACCCAAACCCTGCCGTCCTTCTCACACGTGTTCGTGCTGGTGCTGGAGAACACCAGTGCCGGTGGAGTGCTGGGCAACCCCAACCTGCCGACCCTGAACGCGCTCGCTCGGGAATACGGTCTCACCACAAACGACACCGGGGTCGCCCACCCCAGCCTGCCCAACGACGTGGCCCTGCTCTTCGGCAGCACCCCGGCAGCCGCAGCGACGATCCCCGCCAGCGTTTCCCCGGGGACAACCTGGCCCTGCAACTGGAACGCGCGGAAGACCTGGAAGGGGGACTTCCAGGGACTGCCCAGCCCCGGCTGGAACGGTCCCTCGGCGGGCGCCTCCGCCAAGAGGCACAACCCCCTGATGCTCTCCCCGGAGCTCGCCGGGAGCCCGGCGCGGGCGCGGAACGTGGTCCCCCCGGAGGGGTTGACCGCCGACCTGCGTTCCGGGACCGTCCCCACCTTCGCGCTGATCGTGCCGGACCTGTGCCACGACCTGCACGGGGCGCTGACCTGCTGGCATGGGTTCGCGGCTGGAGCGGGCGGGCGACGCCTTTGTGCGCGAGTGGGCCGGGAAGATCATGGCTTCCCCCGCCTGGAAGGACCACGCCGCCCTGGTGATCACCTTCGACGAGGGTGA
- a CDS encoding sensor histidine kinase, producing MGWRPRDWSLRVKLTLGYALVFAVTILLGAVLVYFLARDSLTGSLDTTLRETASVAQGSIEDQNGRWTFSSELRPTGDLAIELLSPTGRPLARTGQEEHDQAIPLRVGFLSTAEHRVLTLPVEGGLFLRVSRPSDTLVELLETLARILSAGSVLMVMVACGAGYVLADRALRPVDAVARTAEGIARRGTYQERVPAAPGQDEMARLTSTVNAMLDQLEGTIEHEKSFARIAAHELRTPLTVLKGRLDLTLERPREAADYQRALSGMQGRVDALVTLSESLLALARTDAPVRLERVELAGSAASAADALDEVARRVGRQVQLDLNESWVQAEAEGVGRALVNLIENALKYGAGGVLVRVREREVTVRSAGPGPDQAQWTRLLEPFERGAGTQGTAGSGLGLPLVAALARRWNAQLLPRWEEGAFEVSLRFPA from the coding sequence GTGGGCTGGAGACCCCGGGACTGGAGCCTGCGGGTCAAGCTCACGCTGGGCTACGCGCTGGTGTTCGCGGTGACCATCCTGCTTGGGGCCGTGCTGGTGTACTTCCTGGCCCGGGACAGCCTGACGGGTTCGCTCGACACCACCTTGCGGGAGACCGCCAGCGTGGCGCAGGGCAGCATCGAGGACCAGAACGGTCGCTGGACCTTCTCGTCGGAGCTGAGACCGACCGGCGACCTGGCCATAGAACTGCTCTCGCCCACGGGGAGGCCGCTGGCCCGCACGGGCCAGGAGGAGCATGACCAGGCCATTCCCCTGCGCGTGGGCTTCCTGTCGACGGCAGAACACCGGGTGCTGACCCTGCCCGTCGAGGGCGGGCTGTTCCTGCGGGTCTCCCGGCCCAGCGACACCCTGGTGGAGCTGCTGGAAACCCTGGCCCGCATCCTCAGCGCCGGCAGCGTGCTGATGGTCATGGTGGCCTGCGGGGCCGGGTACGTCCTGGCCGACCGGGCGTTGCGGCCGGTCGATGCCGTGGCCCGCACCGCCGAGGGCATCGCCCGGCGCGGCACCTACCAGGAGCGGGTGCCCGCCGCACCTGGCCAGGACGAGATGGCCCGGCTGACCTCCACCGTGAACGCGATGCTCGATCAACTCGAGGGCACCATCGAGCACGAGAAGAGTTTCGCCCGCATCGCCGCCCACGAGTTGCGTACGCCGCTGACCGTGCTCAAGGGCCGCCTCGACCTCACCCTGGAGCGCCCGCGTGAGGCCGCCGACTACCAGCGTGCCCTGAGCGGGATGCAGGGCCGGGTGGACGCGCTGGTCACCCTTTCGGAGAGCCTGCTCGCCCTGGCCCGCACCGACGCCCCGGTGCGTCTGGAACGGGTGGAACTGGCGGGCAGCGCCGCGTCGGCGGCGGACGCACTCGACGAGGTGGCGCGCCGGGTGGGCCGGCAGGTGCAGCTCGACCTCAACGAGAGCTGGGTGCAGGCCGAGGCGGAGGGGGTGGGGCGTGCCCTGGTCAACCTGATCGAGAACGCGCTCAAGTACGGCGCGGGTGGCGTCCTGGTGCGGGTTCGGGAACGCGAGGTCACGGTGCGCAGCGCGGGTCCCGGGCCGGACCAGGCCCAGTGGACCCGGCTGCTGGAACCCTTCGAGCGCGGCGCTGGCACCCAGGGGACCGCCGGAAGCGGGCTGGGGCTGCCGCTGGTGGCTGCCCTCGCCCGGCGTTGGAACGCGCAGCTCCTCCCCCGCTGGGAGGAAGGCGCCTTCGAGGTGAGCCTGCGTTTTCCGGCCTGA
- a CDS encoding ArsR/SmtB family transcription factor has product MRTASQDDVCEVACVHPEAVTRVRAALPDAACVEDATTLLKVVADPTRFRILSALNTEELCVCDLAAVVGISESAVSHQLRLLRAHRLVTFRKEGRIAYYRLLDQHITSLIGGAVDHVRE; this is encoded by the coding sequence ATGAGAACCGCCTCTCAAGACGACGTGTGTGAGGTCGCCTGCGTCCACCCCGAGGCGGTTACCCGGGTCCGCGCCGCCTTACCCGACGCGGCCTGTGTGGAGGACGCCACCACCCTCCTCAAGGTCGTGGCCGACCCCACCCGCTTCCGCATCCTCAGTGCGCTGAACACCGAGGAGTTGTGTGTGTGCGACCTCGCGGCGGTGGTGGGCATCAGCGAGAGCGCGGTGAGCCATCAACTGCGTCTGCTGCGGGCCCACCGCCTGGTGACCTTTCGTAAGGAAGGGCGCATCGCCTACTACCGCCTGCTCGACCAGCACATCACGAGCCTGATCGGCGGGGCGGTGGACCACGTGCGCGAGTGA
- a CDS encoding phosphatase PAP2 family protein: MSTLLSRRHRVRPVALLRLFLGILLPLLVVGLVAEDLLEGQSFAWETPFLLALHRHATPLLDRLALFFTTVGGVTVIAPISAVILVVLWLRGHRLAAFWGLGVAGAAGLNVAMKLLMHRSRPELWPRLVPEHDASFPSGHSMYSAAFVAALILLAWRTPYRWPALGLGVAFSGLVGFSRLYLGVHYPTDVLCGWLTGAAWVLGVYGVLRPFAPEHGKESAA, from the coding sequence ATGAGCACCCTGCTGTCCCGTCGCCACCGGGTCCGACCGGTGGCCCTGCTGCGCCTGTTTCTCGGCATCCTGCTGCCCCTGCTGGTCGTGGGGCTCGTGGCCGAGGACCTCCTCGAGGGGCAGAGCTTCGCCTGGGAGACGCCCTTCCTGCTCGCGCTGCACCGCCACGCCACGCCGCTGCTGGACCGGCTGGCCCTGTTCTTCACCACCGTCGGCGGCGTGACCGTCATCGCCCCGATCAGCGCCGTGATCCTGGTCGTGCTGTGGCTGAGGGGGCACCGGCTGGCCGCCTTCTGGGGGCTGGGCGTGGCGGGCGCCGCCGGGCTGAACGTGGCGATGAAGCTGCTGATGCACCGTTCCCGCCCCGAGTTGTGGCCCCGCCTCGTCCCGGAACACGACGCCAGCTTTCCCAGCGGGCACAGCATGTATAGCGCCGCCTTCGTCGCCGCCCTGATCCTGCTCGCCTGGCGCACGCCCTACCGCTGGCCCGCGCTGGGACTCGGGGTGGCCTTTAGCGGGCTGGTGGGCTTCTCGCGGCTGTACCTGGGCGTGCATTATCCCACCGACGTGCTGTGCGGCTGGCTGACCGGCGCCGCCTGGGTGCTGGGCGTGTACGGTGTGCTGCGGCCGTTCGCGCCGGAGCACGGGAAGGAGAGCGCGGCATGA
- a CDS encoding cation diffusion facilitator family transporter, protein MAEHSHSHGENASARQLTLALLLTGTFLIVEVVYGFVSGSLALLSDAGHMLTDVAALALSLFAIRVGQRQADKKRTFGYRRTEILAAAVNAGALFAIGLYILFEAYQRLRDPVTVQTTPMLIVAVLGLIVNLISARVLVGGSQGSLNVKSAYLEVLGDLLGSVAVIVGAVLIRLTGLTWIDPVLGALIGLWVLPRTWTLLRSSVNVLLEGVPEGMDLDALRGDLAALPGVTEVHDLHVWSVTSGEHNLTAHLVTNTPGPDLLARVHEVAERHGIEHSTVQIEPPGIHAGHEGHLHP, encoded by the coding sequence ATGGCTGAGCACAGCCACAGTCACGGCGAGAACGCGAGCGCCCGGCAGCTCACCCTGGCCCTGCTGCTGACCGGCACCTTCCTGATCGTCGAGGTCGTCTACGGCTTCGTCTCGGGCAGCCTGGCCCTGCTCTCGGACGCCGGGCACATGCTCACCGACGTGGCCGCCCTCGCCCTGTCCCTGTTCGCCATCCGGGTCGGGCAGCGCCAGGCGGACAAGAAACGCACCTTCGGTTACCGCCGCACCGAGATTCTGGCCGCCGCCGTGAACGCCGGGGCGCTGTTCGCCATCGGGCTGTACATCCTCTTCGAGGCGTACCAGAGACTGCGTGACCCGGTGACGGTGCAGACCACCCCCATGCTGATCGTCGCGGTCCTGGGATTGATCGTGAACCTGATCAGCGCCCGGGTTCTGGTGGGGGGCAGCCAAGGCAGCCTGAACGTGAAGTCGGCCTACCTGGAAGTGCTGGGCGACCTGCTCGGCTCGGTGGCGGTGATCGTCGGGGCCGTGCTGATCCGCCTCACCGGCTTGACCTGGATCGACCCGGTACTGGGCGCCCTCATCGGCCTGTGGGTGCTGCCCCGGACGTGGACGCTGCTGCGGTCCAGCGTGAACGTCCTGCTCGAAGGCGTGCCCGAGGGGATGGACCTGGATGCCCTGCGAGGGGACCTGGCGGCCCTCCCCGGCGTGACGGAGGTGCATGACCTGCACGTCTGGAGCGTGACCAGCGGCGAGCACAACCTGACGGCCCACCTGGTGACGAACACACCGGGACCGGACCTGCTCGCCCGGGTCCACGAGGTCGCCGAGCGGCACGGCATCGAGCACAGCACGGTCCAGATCGAGCCTCCGGGTATCCACGCCGGGCACGAAGGGCACCTCCACCCATGA
- a CDS encoding COG4705 family protein, which translates to MDSTLTTNPLSPGRTLWSKVPEVTAFFWIVKVMATTVGETAADYLNRNLHLGLTGTTLLMSVLLALALVAQFRTKRYVPGVYWLAIVLISVVGTLITDNLTDNFGVSLWVSTGVFSVALLMTFVLWYRREGTLSIHSIFTPRREAYYWLAILFTFALGTAAGDLMAEQLQLGYLPSALIFAGVIAAVALAHVYAGLNGVLAFWLAYIVTRPLGASIGDYLSQGRDVGGLGLGSTALNAVFLCSILAVVAYLTVSRRDQVQVAETA; encoded by the coding sequence ATGGACTCGACCCTGACCACCAACCCCCTCAGCCCGGGCCGGACCCTGTGGAGCAAAGTTCCGGAGGTCACCGCCTTCTTCTGGATCGTCAAGGTGATGGCGACGACCGTGGGCGAGACCGCGGCGGACTACCTGAACCGCAACCTGCACCTGGGCCTGACCGGCACGACGCTGCTGATGAGCGTGCTGCTGGCGCTCGCCCTAGTGGCCCAGTTCCGGACGAAACGCTACGTCCCCGGCGTCTACTGGCTCGCCATCGTGCTGATCAGCGTGGTGGGCACCCTGATCACCGACAACCTCACAGACAACTTCGGCGTCAGTCTCTGGGTCAGCACCGGGGTCTTCAGCGTGGCCCTGCTCATGACCTTCGTCCTGTGGTACCGGCGCGAGGGCACCCTCTCGATCCACAGCATCTTCACCCCGAGGCGGGAGGCGTACTACTGGCTGGCGATCCTCTTCACCTTCGCGCTGGGCACGGCGGCGGGCGACCTGATGGCCGAACAGTTGCAACTCGGCTACCTGCCCTCGGCCCTGATCTTCGCGGGCGTGATCGCCGCGGTGGCGCTCGCCCATGTGTACGCCGGGCTGAACGGCGTCCTGGCCTTCTGGCTCGCCTACATCGTGACCCGGCCGCTGGGCGCGTCCATCGGGGACTACCTCTCGCAGGGCCGGGACGTGGGCGGCCTGGGACTGGGCAGCACGGCCCTGAATGCCGTCTTCCTGTGCTCCATCCTGGCGGTGGTCGCCTACCTCACGGTCTCGCGCCGCGATCAGGTCCAGGTTGCGGAGACGGCCTGA
- a CDS encoding PepSY domain-containing protein yields the protein MRKNVKTVLLTLTALTAVGLPLAGHAFAQGKAPSAQVAQGGQASQDAETNDDQGGAVRGSIQLPADTQGTEVPDAQKEAQYRSLAKITPAQAQQAAQAAVPGTVTSVKLEDQDGSLVYAVVIGQTEVAVDAGNGQVLRQEAAGQDQGADQEMGGQEGGETGESGTN from the coding sequence ATGCGAAAGAATGTCAAGACCGTCCTGCTCACCCTCACCGCCCTGACCGCCGTCGGCCTCCCGCTCGCCGGGCACGCCTTCGCTCAGGGGAAGGCCCCCTCCGCCCAGGTGGCCCAGGGCGGTCAGGCGAGTCAGGACGCGGAAACCAACGATGACCAGGGCGGCGCCGTACGGGGCAGCATCCAGCTTCCCGCCGACACGCAGGGCACGGAGGTGCCGGACGCGCAGAAAGAGGCCCAGTACCGCTCGCTGGCGAAGATCACGCCCGCTCAGGCCCAGCAGGCCGCCCAGGCCGCCGTGCCCGGCACGGTCACGAGCGTGAAGCTCGAAGACCAGGACGGCAGCCTGGTGTACGCGGTGGTGATCGGCCAGACCGAGGTGGCGGTGGACGCCGGCAACGGCCAGGTCCTGCGCCAGGAGGCCGCCGGTCAGGACCAGGGCGCCGACCAGGAAATGGGTGGACAGGAGGGCGGCGAGACGGGCGAGAGCGGCACCAACTGA